In Hermetia illucens chromosome 1, iHerIll2.2.curated.20191125, whole genome shotgun sequence, one genomic interval encodes:
- the LOC119661134 gene encoding uncharacterized protein LOC119661134, giving the protein MFNLDLDQFPENLKGACDSVLKTDDQLKAIAPKASITLATVNNANSTDPPQSKPSSPHQGEEANPVQVHLMCCGPSKLQPTFDAEIAKLENEITQASRDIQDNDVTLKQNVSTTNELAKYRTSLYKSLIQECEAVQELEEQLFRVKQSIHCPRNANMVIPKVNLQVTIENLTALDNRKNSLLNDKLYKDSLVSNCNEISKKIDSFTKDWKEMIPTLESIEKDLKEKQTTLRTIAIPAPQPKPQYHRHTPENKQLHRPSRSPDDEHSTQGHYHSRESKRQSRPCRCPHQTTKQSLKKSGNNNFPRASGADYPVSKSKNCDCPTGCNCEVDG; this is encoded by the exons ATGTTTAATTTAGACTTGGATCAATTTCCTGAAAATCTGAAGGGAGCTTGTGATAGTGTATTGAAAACAGATGATCAACTCAAG gcAATAGCACCGAAAGCTAGCATTACTTTAGCGACTGTCAATAATGCTAACTCTACCG ATCCACCTCAGAGTAAACCTAGCTCTCCGCATCAGGGTGAAGAAGCTAATCCAGTTCAAGTGCACCTGATGTGCTGTGGTCCCAGCAAGTTACAACCGACATTTGACGCTGAAATTGCTAAATTAGAAAACGAAATTACACAGGCTTCCAGGGATATACAGGATAATGATGTCACTTTGAAACAAAATGTTAGCACTACAAATGAGCTTGCGAAGTATCGAACTAGTCTATACAAAAGCTTAATACAGGAGTGTGAAGCAGTTCAGGAACTTGAAGAGCAACTGTTTAGGGTCAAACAATCAATTCACTGTCCTCGTAATGCTAATATGGTCATTCCAAAAGTGAACCTTCAAGTGACAATCGAGAACCTAACGGCTCTTGACAACAGAAAGAATTCACTGCTTAATGACAAgctatataaggacagtcttgTGTCAAACTGCAATGAAATCAGTAAAAAAATTGATAGCTTCACAAAAGATTGGAAGGAAATGATACCCACGCTTGAATCTATCGAAAAGGACCTCAAAGAAAAACAGACGACTTTGCGGACAATTGCTATTCCAGCTCCCCAACCAAAACCCCAGTATCATCGACATACCCCTGAAAACAAACAATTGCACCGTCCTTCTCGCTCTCCAGATGATGAGCATAGCACTCAGGGTCATTATCACTCTCGTGAGAGTAAAAGGCAATCGCGACCCTGCCGCTGCCCACATCAAACAACGAAGCAGTCTTTGAAAAAATCTGGGAATAATAATTTTCCAAGGGCATCTGGGGCGGACTACCCGGTCTCTAAATCGAAGAATTGCGACTGTCCGACAGGCTGCAATTGCGAAGTTGATGGCTAG